The following proteins come from a genomic window of Polaribacter dokdonensis:
- a CDS encoding CBS domain-containing protein — MGIKSFQGKRDESQNKNEEQILVSDYMTTKLITFKAEDSLDHVIALLIKNKISGGPVVNDNNQLIGIISETDCIKHISESKYYNMPSDTNNTVGKYMVTDVDTIDKDMNIFDAAFKFISSHRRRFPVCDNGKLIGQLSQKDVLKAAIKVKGNTWK, encoded by the coding sequence ATGGGTATTAAAAGCTTTCAAGGCAAAAGAGATGAGTCTCAAAATAAGAACGAAGAACAAATTTTAGTTTCTGACTACATGACTACTAAATTAATAACATTTAAAGCAGAAGATTCTTTAGATCATGTTATTGCTTTATTGATTAAAAATAAAATTTCTGGAGGACCAGTTGTGAATGACAACAATCAACTAATTGGTATTATATCTGAAACAGATTGTATAAAACATATTTCTGAAAGTAAGTATTACAACATGCCTTCTGACACAAATAATACTGTTGGTAAATACATGGTTACAGATGTAGATACTATAGATAAAGACATGAATATTTTTGATGCCGCTTTTAAATTCATTAGCTCACACAGAAGAAGATTTCCTGTTTGCGATAATGGAAAATTAATAGGCCAATTAAGTCAGAAAGATGTTTTAAAGGCTGCAATTAAAGTGAAAGGAAATACTTGGAAATAG
- a CDS encoding M20/M25/M40 family metallo-hydrolase has protein sequence MKKTSSLISFLLILGVVYWSFYDLKPSLSEEKALEQKGFYLSNALHHLKNISTNTHFVGSAEHKNVQNYIVTELEKLGLEVSIQTQTAINKKWVAGTTTENILARIKGSEEGKALMLLTHYDSSPHSSLGASDAGSGVVAILEGVRAFLENGATPKNDIIILISDAEELGLLGAQAFVDEHDWAKDVGLVLNFEARGSGGPSYMLMETNGKNSKLLAAFLAAEPNFPAANSLMYSIYKKLPNDTDLTVFRESGNINGFNFAFIDDHFDYHTAQDSYERLDRETLLHQADYLMTSLNYFANSDLENLNSDEDLVYVNFPFIKMLTFPFAWVTSLVIGAVLVFLILLFFGFSLNRIKGKEVFLGFIPFLGSLILCGLLSYFGWELLKIIHPQYNDMLHGFTYNGYSYIAAFICLNLLITFKSYSYFSKFDKPTSLIIAPIFLWLIICIIIALTLKGAGFFIIPVFIALLILALSIFTNLNSGFKSILFTLLSMPTLYIFSPLVQMFPVGLGLKMLAVSAVFIVLIFGLIILSFNHKKTGIIIKLSGLLCVVFFGWATYNSGFSIDNKKPNSLVYIQNSNDSTAYFGTYNKTLDAYTNQIFDENAVKGSIKNAETKSKYNTRFTYHKKTDFKNIASANINIITDTIMGTKRFLEISVQPNRNVNKLEFITKDKVTLQQFKVNDALVLKGKNYTIKYGTFLIYYIANSDEAVNLTFTVDKNEKLNFILNEISFDLLTNENFNIIPRTEEMMPMPFVTNDAIIITKKLKI, from the coding sequence ATGAAAAAGACGTCTTCCCTAATTTCTTTCTTACTAATCTTAGGTGTGGTTTATTGGAGTTTCTATGATTTAAAACCTAGTTTGTCTGAAGAAAAAGCATTAGAACAGAAGGGCTTTTATTTAAGCAATGCTTTACATCATTTAAAAAATATAAGTACAAATACTCACTTTGTGGGTTCTGCAGAACATAAAAATGTACAGAATTATATAGTTACAGAATTAGAAAAATTAGGTTTAGAAGTTAGTATTCAAACACAAACTGCAATCAATAAAAAATGGGTTGCAGGCACAACTACAGAGAATATTTTAGCAAGAATTAAAGGGTCAGAAGAAGGTAAGGCTTTAATGCTTTTAACGCATTATGATTCTAGTCCACATTCTTCTTTAGGAGCTAGTGATGCAGGTTCTGGAGTAGTTGCAATTTTGGAAGGTGTAAGAGCTTTTTTAGAGAATGGAGCCACACCTAAAAATGATATTATTATCTTAATTTCTGATGCTGAAGAGTTAGGGTTATTGGGTGCACAAGCATTTGTAGATGAACATGATTGGGCAAAAGATGTTGGTTTAGTTTTAAATTTTGAAGCTAGAGGAAGTGGAGGGCCTAGTTATATGCTGATGGAAACTAATGGTAAAAACAGCAAATTGCTAGCTGCTTTTTTAGCTGCAGAACCAAACTTTCCTGCAGCAAACTCTTTAATGTATAGTATCTATAAAAAATTACCAAATGATACAGATTTAACTGTTTTTAGAGAGAGTGGAAATATAAATGGTTTCAATTTTGCTTTTATAGATGATCATTTTGATTATCATACAGCACAAGATTCATACGAACGTTTAGACAGAGAAACACTATTGCATCAAGCAGATTATCTAATGACCTCATTAAATTATTTTGCAAATTCAGATTTAGAAAATTTAAATTCAGATGAAGATTTAGTGTATGTGAATTTTCCATTTATAAAAATGCTAACCTTTCCTTTTGCTTGGGTAACATCTTTGGTGATTGGTGCAGTTTTAGTTTTTCTAATCTTGCTGTTTTTTGGTTTTTCTTTAAATAGAATAAAGGGTAAAGAAGTTTTCTTAGGATTTATACCGTTTTTAGGTTCCTTAATTTTATGTGGATTGCTTTCTTATTTTGGATGGGAATTGTTAAAAATAATTCATCCTCAGTATAATGATATGCTTCATGGTTTTACTTATAATGGTTACAGTTATATAGCAGCCTTTATTTGTTTAAACTTGTTGATTACTTTTAAGTCCTATAGCTATTTTTCAAAATTCGACAAGCCTACAAGCTTAATAATTGCTCCAATTTTTCTTTGGTTGATTATCTGCATAATAATAGCATTAACCTTAAAAGGAGCAGGCTTTTTTATTATACCTGTTTTTATTGCTTTGCTAATTTTAGCTTTATCAATTTTTACAAACCTAAATTCTGGCTTTAAATCTATTTTATTTACACTCTTATCTATGCCAACACTTTATATATTTTCACCTTTGGTGCAAATGTTTCCTGTAGGTTTAGGTTTAAAAATGTTAGCAGTAAGCGCAGTTTTTATTGTTTTAATTTTTGGGTTGATTATACTTTCTTTCAATCATAAAAAAACAGGAATTATTATAAAACTGAGTGGATTACTGTGTGTTGTTTTCTTTGGATGGGCCACTTATAATAGTGGATTTTCTATAGATAATAAAAAACCAAATAGTCTTGTTTACATTCAAAATTCTAACGATTCTACAGCCTATTTTGGTACTTATAATAAAACCTTAGATGCCTATACCAATCAAATTTTTGATGAAAATGCAGTTAAAGGCAGCATAAAAAATGCAGAAACTAAAAGTAAGTATAACACACGTTTTACTTATCATAAAAAAACCGATTTTAAAAATATCGCTTCTGCAAACATTAATATAATTACAGATACAATAATGGGTACCAAACGCTTTTTAGAAATTAGTGTTCAGCCAAATAGAAATGTAAATAAGTTAGAGTTTATAACTAAAGATAAAGTGACTTTGCAACAATTTAAAGTAAATGATGCTTTAGTATTAAAAGGTAAAAATTATACTATTAAATATGGTACATTTTTAATTTATTATATAGCTAATTCAGATGAAGCAGTAAATTTAACTTTTACAGTTGATAAGAATGAGAAGTTAAATTTTATTCTAAATGAAATTTCTTTTGATTTATTAACTAATGAGAATTTTAATATAATACCAAGAACTGAAGAAATGATGCCTATGCCTTTTGTTACAAATGATGCTATAATTATAACTAAAAAGCTGAAAATATAG
- a CDS encoding phosphoglycerate kinase gives MKTLNDFNFDKKRAIIRVDFNVPLNDNFEVTDNTRIQAAKSTIIKVLEDGGSCVLMSHLGRPKGKQEEFSLKHVVKAVVDVIGCNVKFVDDCVGPKVEEAVANLDSGEILLLENLRFYEEEKNGDVAFAEKLSKFGDIYVNDAFGTAHRAHASTTIIAQFFENNKCFGNLLTREIESIDKVLNNSEKPVLAILGGAKVSSKITVIENILDKVDHLIVGGGMTFTFIKAQGGSVGDSICEDDKMELALDILKQAKEKGVEVHIPVDVVAADDFNNNANTKVVDVTQIPDGWQGLDAGPKSLENFDEVVNKCKTILWNGPLGVFEMESFAKGTIALGNSIDNATKNGAFSLVGGGDSVAAVKQFGFADKVSYVSTGGGAMLEMLEGKSLPGIEAILK, from the coding sequence ATGAAAACCTTAAACGATTTTAATTTCGATAAAAAAAGAGCCATAATTAGAGTAGACTTTAATGTGCCTTTAAATGATAATTTTGAAGTAACAGATAATACTAGAATTCAGGCTGCAAAATCTACTATTATTAAGGTTTTAGAAGATGGAGGAAGCTGTGTTTTAATGTCTCATTTAGGAAGACCAAAAGGTAAACAAGAAGAATTTTCTTTAAAACATGTTGTTAAGGCTGTTGTAGATGTAATTGGTTGTAACGTAAAATTTGTTGATGATTGTGTAGGGCCTAAAGTAGAAGAAGCAGTTGCTAATTTAGATTCAGGAGAAATTCTACTATTAGAAAATTTACGTTTTTACGAAGAAGAAAAAAATGGTGATGTAGCCTTTGCAGAAAAACTATCTAAATTTGGAGATATTTATGTAAATGATGCTTTTGGTACTGCACATAGAGCACATGCATCAACCACAATTATTGCACAGTTTTTTGAAAATAATAAATGTTTTGGAAACTTATTAACAAGAGAAATTGAAAGTATAGATAAGGTTTTAAACAATTCAGAAAAACCAGTTTTAGCAATTTTAGGAGGTGCAAAAGTATCCTCTAAAATTACAGTAATCGAAAATATTTTAGACAAAGTAGATCATTTAATTGTTGGTGGAGGTATGACGTTTACTTTTATAAAAGCACAAGGTGGTTCTGTTGGAGATTCTATTTGTGAAGATGATAAAATGGAATTGGCATTAGATATTTTAAAACAAGCCAAAGAAAAAGGTGTTGAAGTGCATATACCTGTAGATGTAGTTGCTGCAGACGATTTTAATAACAATGCAAATACAAAGGTTGTAGATGTTACTCAAATTCCTGATGGATGGCAAGGTTTAGATGCTGGTCCAAAATCTTTAGAAAACTTTGATGAGGTTGTAAATAAATGTAAAACCATTTTATGGAATGGACCTTTAGGCGTTTTTGAAATGGAATCTTTTGCAAAAGGAACAATTGCACTTGGTAACTCTATAGACAATGCTACTAAAAACGGAGCATTTTCTTTAGTTGGTGGAGGTGATTCTGTTGCTGCTGTTAAACAATTTGGTTTTGCAGATAAGGTAAGTTATGTTTCTACAGGTGGTGGAGCAATGTTAGAAATGTTAGAAGGTAAATCTTTACCAGGTATAGAAGCTATTTTAAAATAG